One genomic segment of Alicycliphilus denitrificans K601 includes these proteins:
- a CDS encoding ABC transporter ATP-binding protein produces the protein MADTSKEAVLKVAGISKRFGGLQALSDVGITIGRGQVYGLIGPNGAGKTTFFNVITGLYTPDSGTFELAGRPYEPTAVHKVAKAGIARTFQNIRLFADMTALENVMVGRHIRTHSGLFGAVFRTKGFRDEEAAIRRRAQELLDYVGIGRFADYKARTLSYGDQRRLEIARALATDPQLIALDEPAAGMNATEKVQLRELIDRIRNDDRTILLIEHDVKLVMGLCDRVTVLDYGKQIAEGTPAEVQKNEKVIEAYLGAGGH, from the coding sequence ATGGCAGATACATCGAAAGAAGCGGTGCTGAAGGTCGCGGGCATCTCCAAGCGCTTCGGCGGCCTGCAGGCCCTGTCGGACGTGGGCATCACCATAGGGCGCGGCCAGGTCTACGGCCTGATCGGGCCCAACGGCGCGGGCAAGACGACGTTCTTCAACGTCATCACGGGCCTGTACACGCCCGACTCGGGCACGTTCGAGCTCGCGGGCCGGCCCTACGAGCCCACGGCGGTGCACAAGGTGGCCAAGGCGGGCATCGCGCGCACGTTCCAGAACATCCGGCTCTTCGCCGACATGACGGCCCTGGAGAACGTGATGGTGGGCCGCCACATCCGCACCCATTCGGGGCTGTTCGGCGCGGTGTTCCGCACCAAGGGCTTCAGGGACGAGGAGGCGGCCATCCGCCGCCGCGCGCAGGAACTGCTCGACTACGTGGGCATAGGGAGGTTCGCCGACTACAAGGCGCGCACCCTGTCCTACGGCGACCAGCGCCGCCTGGAGATCGCGCGGGCCCTGGCCACCGACCCGCAGCTCATCGCGCTCGACGAGCCCGCGGCCGGCATGAACGCCACCGAGAAGGTGCAGCTGCGCGAGCTCATCGACCGCATACGCAACGACGACCGCACCATCCTGCTCATCGAGCACGACGTGAAGCTGGTGATGGGCCTGTGCGACCGCGTGACGGTGCTCGACTACGGCAAGCAGATCGCCGAAGGCACGCCCGCCGAGGTACAGAAGAACGAAAAAGTGATCGAGGCCTACCTGGGCGCCGGAGGACACTGA
- a CDS encoding ABC transporter permease subunit codes for MKNDKIRWIAGAVALLVLPLVLQYFGNAWVRIADLALLYVMLALGLNIVVGYAGLLDLGYVAFYAVGAYMFGLLASPHLTENFAWFAQHFPDGMHLSLWAVIPLALVLAATTGVLLGIPVLKLRGDYLAIVTLGFGEIIRIFMNNLDHPVNLTNGPKGLGQIDSVKVFGLDLGRRLELFGYDINSVTLYYYLFLALVLVTIVICYRLQDSRIGRAWMAIREDEIAAKAMGINTRNMKLLAFGMGASFGGVAGAMFGAFQGFVSPESFSLMESVMIVAMVVLGGLGHIPGVILGAVLLSALPEVLRYVAGPLQAMTDGRLDASILRQLLIALAMIIVMLLRPRGLWPSPEHGKSLARKS; via the coding sequence ATGAAGAACGACAAGATCCGATGGATCGCGGGCGCCGTCGCGCTGCTCGTGCTGCCCCTGGTGCTGCAGTACTTCGGCAACGCCTGGGTGCGCATCGCCGACCTGGCGCTGCTCTACGTGATGCTGGCCCTGGGCCTGAACATCGTGGTGGGCTACGCGGGCCTGCTGGACCTGGGCTACGTGGCCTTCTACGCCGTGGGCGCCTACATGTTCGGCCTGCTGGCCTCGCCCCACCTCACGGAGAACTTCGCCTGGTTCGCGCAGCATTTCCCCGACGGCATGCACCTGTCGCTGTGGGCGGTGATTCCGCTGGCCCTGGTGCTGGCGGCCACGACCGGTGTGCTGCTGGGCATTCCGGTGCTCAAGCTGCGCGGCGACTACCTGGCCATCGTGACGCTGGGCTTCGGGGAGATCATCCGCATCTTCATGAACAACCTGGACCACCCGGTCAACCTCACCAACGGCCCCAAGGGCCTGGGGCAGATCGACTCGGTCAAGGTCTTCGGGCTGGACTTGGGGCGGCGCCTGGAGCTGTTCGGCTACGACATCAACTCCGTCACGCTCTACTACTACCTGTTCCTGGCGCTGGTGCTGGTCACCATCGTCATCTGCTACCGCCTGCAGGACTCGCGCATAGGCCGCGCCTGGATGGCCATCCGCGAGGACGAGATCGCCGCCAAGGCCATGGGCATCAACACGCGCAACATGAAGCTGCTGGCCTTCGGCATGGGCGCCTCGTTCGGCGGCGTGGCGGGGGCCATGTTCGGTGCGTTCCAGGGCTTCGTTTCGCCCGAGTCGTTCAGCCTCATGGAGTCCGTGATGATCGTGGCCATGGTGGTGCTGGGCGGCCTGGGTCACATTCCCGGCGTGATCCTGGGCGCCGTGCTGCTGTCGGCGCTGCCCGAGGTGCTGCGCTACGTGGCGGGGCCGCTGCAGGCCATGACGGACGGCCGCCTGGACGCGTCCATCCTGCGCCAGCTGCTGATCGCGCTGGCCATGATCATCGTGATGCTGCTGCGCCCGCGCGGCCTGTGGCCTTCGCCCGAGCATGGCAAGAGCCTGGCCCGGAAGTCCTGA
- a CDS encoding branched-chain amino acid ABC transporter permease: MDILLQQIINGLVLGSMYALIALGYTMVYGIIQLINFAHGEVLMIGALTSWSCIGLMQDAMPGAPGWLMLLLATLVACVVAATLNFAIEKVAYKPLRNSPRLAPLITAIGMSILLQTLAMIVWKPNYKPYPTLLPAAPFQVGGAVITTTQILILGVTVVALASMVYLVSYTRLGRAMRATAENPRVAALMGVKPDMVISATFIIGAVLAAIAGIMYASNYGTAQHTMGFLPGLKAFTAAVFGGIGNLAGAVVGGLLLGLIEAIGSGYIGVLTGGVLGSHYTDIFAFIVLIIVLTLRPSGLLGERVADRA; encoded by the coding sequence ATGGACATCTTGCTGCAGCAGATCATCAACGGTCTGGTCCTGGGCAGCATGTACGCCTTGATAGCCCTGGGCTACACCATGGTGTACGGCATCATCCAGCTCATCAACTTCGCCCACGGGGAGGTGCTCATGATCGGGGCGCTGACCAGCTGGAGCTGCATCGGCCTGATGCAGGACGCGATGCCCGGCGCCCCCGGCTGGCTCATGCTGCTGCTGGCCACGCTGGTCGCCTGCGTGGTGGCCGCCACCCTCAACTTCGCCATCGAGAAGGTCGCCTACAAGCCGCTGCGCAACAGCCCGCGGCTGGCGCCGCTGATCACCGCCATCGGCATGTCCATCCTGCTGCAGACGCTGGCGATGATCGTCTGGAAGCCCAACTACAAGCCCTATCCCACGCTGCTGCCGGCCGCGCCCTTCCAGGTCGGCGGCGCGGTCATCACCACCACGCAGATCCTGATCCTGGGCGTGACGGTGGTGGCGCTGGCCTCCATGGTCTACCTGGTGAGCTACACGCGCCTGGGCCGCGCCATGCGCGCCACGGCCGAGAACCCGCGCGTGGCGGCGCTCATGGGCGTCAAGCCCGACATGGTGATCTCCGCCACCTTCATCATCGGCGCGGTGCTGGCGGCCATTGCCGGCATCATGTACGCATCCAACTACGGCACGGCGCAGCACACCATGGGCTTCCTGCCGGGCCTCAAGGCCTTCACGGCGGCGGTGTTCGGCGGCATCGGCAACCTGGCGGGCGCCGTGGTGGGGGGGCTCCTGCTGGGGCTCATCGAGGCCATAGGCTCGGGCTACATCGGCGTGCTCACGGGCGGCGTGCTGGGCAGCCACTACACCGACATCTTCGCGTTCATCGTGCTCATCATCGTGCTCACGCTGCGCCCCTCGGGCCTGCTCGGCGAGCGCGTGGCCGACCGCGCCTGA
- a CDS encoding replication-associated recombination protein A: MSHVSSLSHQPLAERLRPRTLGEVVGQQHVLGPGMPLRLAFESGRPHSCILWGPPGVGKTTIARLMAEAFDAQFISISAVLGGVKDIRDAVQLAESAAGGLMPQRTIVFVDEVHRFNKSQQDAFLPHVESGLFTFVGATTENPSFEVNSALLSRAAVYVLQPLTSDDLKQIVVRAQDIQALPAIENEALERLIAYADGDARRLLNTLETLSVTAGQAKVETITDAWLLQVLGERMRRYDKGGEQFYDTISALHKSVRGSDPDAALYWLVRMLDGGADPRYMARRIVRMAWEDIGLADPRAMQICNEAAQTYERLGSPEGELALAQAVLYLAVAPKSNAGYMAYNKARAFVKQDGTRPVPMHLRNAPTRLMKELDYGKGYRYAHDEEGGFAAGESYLPEGMEPPGFYAPVPRGLEIKIGQKLEELRARNAAAADAPPERD; the protein is encoded by the coding sequence ATGAGTCACGTTTCTTCGCTTTCGCACCAACCCCTGGCCGAGCGCCTGCGTCCGCGCACGCTGGGCGAGGTGGTCGGCCAGCAGCATGTGCTGGGCCCCGGCATGCCGCTGCGCCTGGCGTTCGAGTCGGGCCGGCCGCACAGCTGCATCCTGTGGGGGCCGCCGGGCGTGGGCAAGACCACCATCGCGCGGCTGATGGCCGAGGCGTTCGACGCGCAGTTCATCAGCATCAGCGCGGTGCTGGGCGGCGTGAAGGATATCCGCGACGCGGTGCAGCTGGCCGAGAGTGCGGCGGGCGGCTTGATGCCGCAGCGCACCATCGTCTTCGTGGACGAGGTGCACCGCTTCAACAAGAGCCAGCAGGACGCCTTCCTGCCGCACGTGGAGAGTGGCTTGTTCACCTTCGTGGGCGCCACCACCGAGAACCCTTCGTTCGAGGTGAACTCCGCGCTGCTCTCGCGCGCGGCCGTCTACGTGCTGCAGCCGCTCACCTCCGACGATTTGAAGCAGATCGTGGTTCGGGCCCAGGATATACAAGCGCTTCCAGCTATCGAAAACGAAGCGCTGGAGCGCCTCATCGCCTACGCCGACGGCGACGCGCGGCGCCTGCTCAACACGCTGGAGACGCTCTCCGTCACCGCCGGGCAGGCCAAGGTGGAGACGATCACCGACGCCTGGCTGCTGCAGGTGCTGGGCGAGCGCATGCGCCGCTACGACAAGGGCGGCGAGCAGTTCTACGACACCATCAGCGCGCTGCACAAGTCGGTGCGCGGCAGCGATCCCGACGCGGCGCTGTACTGGCTGGTGCGCATGCTCGACGGCGGGGCCGACCCGCGCTACATGGCGCGGCGCATCGTGCGCATGGCGTGGGAGGACATCGGCCTGGCCGACCCGCGCGCCATGCAGATCTGCAATGAGGCCGCGCAGACCTACGAGCGCCTGGGCAGCCCCGAGGGCGAACTGGCCCTGGCCCAGGCCGTGCTGTACCTGGCCGTGGCGCCCAAGAGCAACGCGGGCTACATGGCCTACAACAAGGCGCGCGCCTTCGTGAAGCAGGACGGCACCCGCCCCGTGCCCATGCACCTGCGCAACGCGCCGACCAGGCTCATGAAGGAGCTGGACTACGGCAAGGGCTACCGCTACGCGCACGACGAGGAGGGGGGCTTCGCCGCCGGCGAGAGCTACCTGCCCGAGGGCATGGAGCCGCCGGGCTTCTACGCGCCCGTGCCGCGCGGGCTCGAAATCAAGATCGGCCAGAAGCTCGAAGAGCTGCGCGCGCGCAATGCTGCTGCGGCGGATGCCCCGCCTGAGAGGGATTGA
- a CDS encoding integron integrase: MDAFPVPPAPAVPQPPKLLESLRQRIRVLHYSIRTEQAYVDWARRFILFHGKRHPRELGAPDVTAFLTHLAVERNVSASTQNQAKAAILFLYKEVLQQDLPWLDEVVSARKPRRLPVVLTQREVRELLLHLQGTQWLVSSLLYGTGMRILEALRLRVKDVEFERRELIVREGKGNKDRVTVLPENLIAPLREQMERARMLHRKDLDAGLGAVWLPDALAVKYANAATAWGWQYVFPSAVRSVDPRSGVERRHHMLEQSVQKAVALAARRAGIDKPCTPHVLRHSFATHLLQAGYDIRTVQELLGHKDVSTTMIYTHVLNKGGRGVLSPLDAL, encoded by the coding sequence ATGGATGCGTTTCCCGTTCCGCCCGCTCCTGCCGTGCCGCAGCCACCTAAGTTGCTGGAGTCGCTGCGCCAGCGCATCCGGGTGCTGCACTATTCCATCCGCACCGAGCAGGCATACGTGGATTGGGCACGCCGCTTCATTCTGTTCCACGGCAAGCGCCATCCGCGCGAACTGGGGGCGCCGGATGTCACCGCCTTCCTGACGCACCTGGCTGTCGAGCGCAATGTGTCCGCTTCCACGCAGAACCAGGCCAAGGCCGCCATTCTGTTTCTCTACAAGGAGGTATTGCAGCAAGACCTGCCCTGGCTGGACGAGGTGGTTTCGGCCAGGAAGCCGCGCCGTCTGCCGGTGGTGCTGACGCAGCGCGAGGTGCGCGAGTTGCTGCTGCACTTGCAGGGCACGCAGTGGCTGGTCTCCTCGCTGCTGTATGGCACGGGCATGCGCATTCTCGAAGCGCTGCGCCTGCGCGTGAAGGATGTGGAGTTCGAGCGGCGCGAACTGATCGTGCGCGAGGGCAAGGGCAACAAGGACCGGGTGACCGTGCTGCCCGAGAATCTGATCGCGCCGCTGCGCGAGCAGATGGAGCGCGCCCGCATGCTGCACCGCAAGGATCTGGACGCGGGCCTTGGCGCCGTCTGGCTGCCCGATGCGCTGGCGGTCAAGTATGCGAATGCCGCCACGGCCTGGGGCTGGCAGTATGTGTTTCCGAGCGCGGTGCGTTCGGTGGATCCGCGCTCGGGCGTGGAGCGGCGCCACCATATGCTGGAGCAGTCGGTGCAGAAGGCGGTGGCCCTGGCCGCGCGCCGCGCGGGCATCGATAAGCCCTGCACTCCGCATGTGCTGCGGCATTCCTTCGCCACCCACCTGCTGCAAGCGGGCTACGACATCCGCACCGTGCAGGAATTGCTGGGCCACAAGGATGTGAGTACCACCATGATCTACACCCATGTTCTGAACAAGGGCGGGCGCGGCGTGCTGAGCCCGCTCGATGCGCTATGA
- a CDS encoding cupin domain-containing protein — protein sequence MSTHRVYKSHEFMQPAEKEPIRSVVVESSHSVIVAWHVEPGQTIAPHIHPDGQDTWTILSGEGQYQIDEQGNTVAIVPGDIVVANKGQVHGVLCTSVGPLRFISVVAPLDAGYEPLSAKT from the coding sequence ATGAGCACTCACCGCGTGTATAAGTCCCATGAATTCATGCAGCCAGCCGAGAAAGAACCAATACGGTCTGTTGTTGTTGAATCTTCGCATTCAGTTATCGTGGCTTGGCATGTGGAGCCCGGCCAAACTATTGCGCCACATATTCACCCCGACGGACAAGATACATGGACCATCCTTTCAGGGGAAGGTCAATATCAAATTGACGAGCAAGGCAACACCGTTGCAATTGTTCCGGGGGATATCGTAGTTGCAAACAAAGGGCAGGTGCACGGTGTTCTTTGCACCAGCGTTGGCCCACTTCGGTTCATTTCAGTGGTTGCGCCTTTGGATGCTGGTTATGAACCGCTATCAGCAAAAACATAG
- a CDS encoding PDZ domain-containing protein, translating into MQQPLTHKTNYYSDLCAISDFQQKRAMIRKFFILLAISIMLGGCANGYKQFYKPANGVTPESIARMRANPPPETPLVERIPPINGSAAMDAYSKRGYILIGSAEFNSSRSESENSAIEQGKAVGADLVVILNPQYAGSESSVIPITTPTTSTTYSTGSATAYGKGGVVTAYGNGTSTTYGTTTNFIPVTIHRTNYSAGYFIKQKTILGVQARDLNDKERQELGTNKGVVITLIVDDSPAFKADLLPGDIVISINETPISSMSQLSKSILERSGNLITLGIIRNGRSINLPVQLNQ; encoded by the coding sequence ATGCAGCAACCACTAACGCACAAAACTAATTATTATAGCGATCTGTGCGCAATATCAGACTTCCAACAAAAACGGGCCATGATTAGAAAATTTTTTATTTTACTGGCAATTTCTATAATGCTAGGGGGGTGCGCAAATGGCTACAAGCAATTTTACAAGCCAGCAAATGGAGTGACGCCCGAATCAATCGCTCGAATGCGCGCAAACCCACCGCCGGAGACGCCGCTCGTTGAAAGAATCCCTCCAATTAATGGATCTGCCGCAATGGATGCTTATTCGAAAAGAGGATACATACTAATTGGGAGTGCAGAATTCAATAGCAGTCGAAGTGAATCTGAAAATTCAGCGATTGAACAAGGGAAAGCTGTAGGAGCCGATCTTGTTGTTATTTTAAATCCACAATATGCAGGCTCTGAATCATCTGTCATACCGATCACTACACCAACAACATCAACAACATATTCGACTGGTTCCGCCACCGCCTATGGGAAAGGGGGAGTGGTAACGGCATATGGCAATGGAACTAGCACCACCTACGGAACAACAACTAATTTTATCCCCGTCACCATTCACAGGACAAACTACAGTGCAGGTTATTTTATAAAACAAAAAACTATACTTGGCGTACAAGCAAGAGATTTGAATGACAAGGAGCGCCAAGAATTAGGAACAAATAAAGGGGTCGTCATTACCTTGATTGTCGATGACTCACCTGCATTTAAAGCAGACCTCTTACCTGGCGACATTGTAATCTCAATCAACGAAACACCCATATCAAGTATGAGTCAACTTTCGAAGTCAATCTTAGAACGCAGCGGTAATCTCATTACTCTTGGCATTATTCGCAATGGCCGCAGTATAAATCTTCCAGTTCAGCTGAATCAATAA
- a CDS encoding DUF1010 domain-containing protein, whose protein sequence is MLSNISVKPTRLRRSAYLRR, encoded by the coding sequence ATACTTTCTAACATTTCGGTCAAGCCGACCCGCCTACGGCGGTCGGCTTACCTCAGGCGTTAG